Proteins encoded by one window of Chondromyces crocatus:
- a CDS encoding PAAR domain-containing protein, with translation MPMGFLSEDWGPVGKPSIGLAQVQVATARFIEEQGYMPATSGWNIPLIGLISGSENMARKTKLEDNGINAMYAAAYLKYFQDQWDPAFPSIANRPDILASLYNLGPSKQPNANPSPNDFGEDVLKLYPLMAQLLGGCGDGDIADCVPLLDQIAKASSTVFFGGLPAARKGDTTCHGGVIAEGDATVLLGD, from the coding sequence ATGCCCATGGGCTTCCTCTCCGAAGACTGGGGACCCGTCGGGAAGCCCTCCATCGGGCTCGCCCAGGTCCAGGTCGCCACGGCACGCTTCATCGAGGAGCAGGGCTACATGCCCGCCACCAGCGGCTGGAACATTCCTTTGATCGGTCTCATCTCGGGCAGCGAGAACATGGCGCGCAAAACGAAGCTCGAAGACAATGGCATCAACGCCATGTATGCAGCGGCCTACCTGAAGTACTTCCAGGATCAGTGGGACCCGGCGTTTCCCTCCATTGCCAACCGACCCGACATCCTGGCGTCGCTCTACAATCTCGGGCCGTCCAAGCAGCCGAATGCGAACCCGTCGCCCAATGACTTCGGCGAGGACGTGCTGAAGTTGTACCCGTTGATGGCGCAGCTCCTCGGAGGCTGTGGTGATGGGGACATCGCGGACTGCGTTCCCCTCCTGGATCAGATCGCGAAGGCTTCCAGCACGGTCTTCTTCGGTGGCCTGCCGGCCGCACGCAAGGGGGACACGACCTGCCACGGTGGCGTCATCGCGGAAGGGGATGCGACCGTTCTCCTCGGTGATTGA